The Bacteroidota bacterium DNA segment CCGATAGAGGTGTAAAAGGGTTCTTAAGTGTTGAGATGAGCGCAGGCCAGATGGTAGAAGATGTAAAACTTGCAGTAAACGGCAAAGCCAAAGTAGAGCATTATGGTCGAAATGGTGGAATTATCCCTACCCCTGCCGAAGTTTTAGAAGCATTAGAAAATCAAATTATTGAGGAGGTACAATGGACTTAAAAGATATAATAAAACCTGAAAATTTGGTTTATACAAAAACCAAAAACATGACCGACAAGGAGTTGTCTTATTGTCCCGGTTGTGGTCATGGTACGGCTCATAGAATCACAATGGAAGTTGTTGAAGAGCTTGACATCACAGAAAAAACCATCGGAGTAGCTCCGGTTGGCTGCTCTGTTTTGGCATACGAATTTATGAATATCGATATGCAACAGGCTGCACACGGTAGAGCCCCTGCCGTGGCAACAGCGCTATCAAGAGTTTTACCCGAAAAAGTAATCTTTACTTATCAGGGCGATGGCGACCTTGCTGCGATTGGTACTTCCGAAACTATTCACGCATGTAACCGTGGTGAAAATATCGTTATAATATTCGTTAATAACGGAATCTATGGTATGACAGGAGGACAAATGGCTCCCACTACCCTAATGGGTATGAAGTCGTCTACTTCGCCATACGGACGTACTTCAGAGCTAAATGGAAATCCTTTAAAAATGACCGAACTGGTTGCTCAGCTCGAAGGTACATATAATGTTTCCCGCCATGCAGTTCATACTGCAAATCACGTACGCAAAGCCAAGAAAGCAATTAAACAGGCTTTTAAAGATGCGATGGATAAAAAAGGGACTCAGTTTGTTGAAATCGTATCAAACTGTAATTCGGGATGGAAAATGACTCCGGTAAAATCTAACGAATGGATGGTCGACAATATGTTCCCGTATTATCCATTGGGGCAGATTAAGAAAAACGGTGTAATCGTAAATAATCAAAACTAGAAAATCATGACAGAAGAAATAATTATAGCTGGTTTTGGTGGACAGGGAGTTTTATCGATGGGAAAAATATTGGCATACTCCGGAATTATGCAGGATCAGGAAGTGAGCTGGATGCCGTCATACGGTCCTGAAATGCGTGGAGGTACGGCAAATGTTACCGTTATAGTAAGCGATGAGAGAATTTCATCACCAATACTTCACGAGTTTGACACTGCTATCATACTCAACCAACAGTCGTTGGATAAATTCGAGAAAGAAGTTAAACCGGGTGGTGTTCTCCTTTACGACCCTAACGGTATAGTAAATCCGCCAACCAGAACAGATATAAATATTTATACTATCGAAGGTGCCAAACTGGCTAAAAATATGGGAAATCCAAAAATTTTCAACATGATTGTTTTTGGTGCTTTCCTAAAAATAAAGCCCGTTGTAAAAGTTGAAAATGTTGTTTTGGGATTGAAAAAATCCCTAAACGTACGTTATCATCACCTAATCCCGTTAAACGAAGATGCCATAGAAATGGGGCAGAACAATGTTGAAGCAGTATTTGCCGTTCAACACTAAATGTATTTCAAAAACCTTTAGGTTCAGCATAGCTAATGCTCTATTAAAATACATTTGTAATAACACACAACAACTTTACACTAATAAAGCCACTCTTAAACATTATATTAAGAGTGGCTTTTCTATTTTGCAACTCACAAACATTGTTAAATTACTCATAAATAATAAGATAATACAAAATGAATTTGTAGATTTAAATTATTAAATAATAAATTAACTCAAAATAATCTTAGTATGAAAATTTTAAAAACACTTGCATTGACTTTGCTTATTGGCTTTAGCCAGACAATTTCTGCACAAACTGCTGATGAAATAATCGACAACTACTGGGAAACGGTAGGCGGTAAAGAAAACTGGGCCAAGGTTGAAGGTACATTAACTAAAGCCAAAACCATGGGACAGGGAATGGAAATACCCCTGGAGATCATTTCGATGAAAGACGGAAAAACTATGGTTACTTTTACATTTCAGGGAAAAGAAGTGAAATCTCAGGTATTCGACGGTGAAGTTCTTTGGGGGCATAACATGATGACCATGGAAGCCGAAAAACAAAATGAAGAGCAAACTAAAATTATGAAGGATGAAACCTTAGATTTTCCAAATGCCTTTATCGACTATAAAAGTAAAGGTTACAAAGTTGAATTGATAGGCAAAGAAACTGTTGAAGGTACAAGTTGTTTCAAAATAAAAATCACAAAAAAACCGGTAATAATCGATGGTAAAGAAGTAGAAAATGCAAGCTTCTATTATTTCGACGATGAAAACTTTGTACCAATTGTTGTAGAAAAAGAAATTCTTACGGGGCAGATGAAAGGCCAGTCTTTCCAAACCGTACTTAGCGACTATCAGGAAGTAGAAGGATTATACTTTCCTTACTCTTCAACCCAAAAACTTAAAGGAACTCCTCAGGGCCAGACTATAACAATCGAATCTATAGAATTAAATCCAAAAGTGGAAGCTTCATTATTTGCTTTCCCCAAAAAAGAAGCAGCGTCAACAGGTACTGCTAAGCCATAATTTAGATGAAGAAGTTAACCGGGATTATTGTTTCAGTAATACTACTTCAAACAATATCATTTTCTCAGGAAAAAGAAATTTCACTAAACGGCGAAGAGCTGTTTGGTGGAATTACTGCACGCCAAATAGGTCCGGCTCTAATGAGTGGACGTATTACCGATATCGAAGGACATCCCAACGATAATAGAATAATCTACGCAGGTACAGCCGGCGGAGGTGTTTGGAAATCGAATGACGGTGGAGCTACTTTTAACTCTATTTTCGATGATTATGTACAATCTATTGGAACTGTAAAAGTGGATCCGGGCCAACCCGATAAAGTTATCTGGGTTGGTACAGGCGAAACATGGACAAGAAACAGTGTTTCTGTTGGTAACGGACTTTACAAAACAGAAGACGGTGGTAGAACATGGAATAAATACGGTTTCGAAAACTCCGACAGAATTAGCGACATACAGATAAACCCAAAAAACTCAAACGAAGTGTATGTTGGAGTACTGGGAGCTCTATGGGGCGATTCTGACGAAAGAGGAGTTTACAAAACTACCGATGGAGGTAAAACATGGGATAAAATCCTTTATGTAAATGAAAAAACGGGATGTTCCGATTTAATAATGGATCCGAATAATCCGGATATTTTATATGCCTCATTTTGGGAATTTCGAAGAACAGCATGGTCTTTCGAATCGGGAGGAACAAACAGTGCACTGTATAAGTCGGTTGACGCGGGAAAAACATGGAATAAAATACACAATGGCTTTCCGGGGGGTAAACTTGGCAGAATAGGATTTGCCCTGGCTCCCTCGAACAGCAATATTCTTTATTCGATTGTAGAATCAAAAGAAGGCAAAGGTCTTTACAGATCGGATGACGGCGGTAAAAACTGGAAACATCTGAACGACGACTTTGAATTAACCGTAAGACCCTTCTATTTTTCAAGAATAGTTATTGACCCTAAAAACCCGGATGTTATACTAAAAGGAGGCTTAATGGGCTCCATTTCAAAAGACGGTGGAAAAACATTTAAATCTATAGGAGGAATGCATGCCGATATCCACGATTATTGGTTCGACATAAACGATTCCGACAGATTTTATGCCGCAACCGACGGTGGTTTCTACAGAACCTGGAGCAAGGGCAACACTATGGAAATTGCAGAAAACATCCCTGTTTCGCAGTTTTACCACATAAGTGTCGATAATGCGGAACCTTATAATATTTACGGTGGCTTACAGGATAACGGATCGTGGTATGGTCCTTCTTCCAGCCCGGGAGGTATTGAGGCCCGCGACTGGAATAGAATTGGATATGGTGACGGATTTAGAGTTTACCGACATCCGGAAAAAGGAATCATCTACTCCGAAATGCAGGGAGCCGATAATATATGGCGATATGATATAAAAAAGGATCAAATAACACAGATTAAACCTTACCCTGCAAAAGGTGATCCAAAATTGCGTTTCAACTGGAACGCTCCAATGGCATTGAGTAAAAACAATCCTGACAGAATTTATACTGCAGCCCAGTTTCTTTATAAATCAGACGATATGGGTGATACCTGGACTAAAATCTCGCCGGATTTAACAACTAATGATAAAAACAAACAGATGCAGGAAGAGTCCGGAGGAATATCAAAAGATAATTCCGGAGCCGAAAATCACTGCACAATATTTACTATAGCCGAATCCGGTCTGGATGAGAATGTTATTTGGGCAGGAACCGACGACGGAAATGTACAGGTGAGTAAAAACGGTGGTAAAAGTTGGGATAACGTAATTAAAAACATCCCCGATTTACCTGCAAATACATGGTGTTACCATATCGAAGCATCCCATTTCGACAAAGCATCGGCTTATGCTGTTTTCGACGGTCATACAACAAACAACAAAAATACTTATGTGTATAAAACTACCGATTACGGTAACACGTGGAAATCGATAGTTACCAACGAAATTGATGGTTTTGCAAGAAATATACAGGAAGATAGTAAAAACGAAAACCTGTTATTCCTCGGAACTGAATTTGGTTTATATATTACCGTAAACGGAGGTGAAAACTGGTCGAAGTTCACTAACAACATGCCTTCGGTTGCTGTTCATCATATCGCTCTTCAGGAGAAAACCAACGACATAGTTATGGGAACTCATGGTAGAGGGATTATAATAATCGACGACATTAGTCCTTTAAGAGAGATAAGCCAGGATGTCTTGTCCGAAAATGTTCATTTCTTTACTCCCAAACCTGCTATAATGAAAGATAAAAGTTCTTTTGGCGGGGGAAGTACCGAAACACAGTTTGTAGGACCAAATGCCAACAGCCAGGCTAAGTTTGTATACTACCTGAAAAAACGACACACTTTCGGTAAGATGAAAATGGAAGTACAAAACCAAAATGGTGAAAAAATAATTGATTTAGCCCCAAGTAAACAAAAAGGCATCAACATGGTTTACTGGAATTATTCTATTAAAATTCCAAAAGTGGCAAAAGGAAAAACTTTCTCATTTGGCGGAATGATGTCCCCAAGAGTCGAAGCCGGCAAATACAAGCTGGTTATGACTAAGGGAAAGAACTCTTACGAACAGGATTTTGAGGTTAAATACGACCCTAAATCTTCGATAAGTGCAGAGGACAGAAGTAAACAGCACGAAGTAAGCATGAAACTCTACGACAAAACCCAAGAGTTGGCTTATATGGTTTATGAAATCGATGCTGTATTAGATAATTACGACAACTACATAAAAGAAGGTAAACTTAACAAAGATAAGTTCTCAAAAATGCTTGAGGAACTTACAACTCTTAAGGAATCGCTTGTAATTACAACGGGCGACAACTATGTAGGATCATCAGAACCTCAGCTTAGAGAAAAACTGGGAGATATTTACAGTACAATTACTTCTAACTACTCTGCTCCTACCTATACTCAGATGCAAAATGTGGATATG contains these protein-coding regions:
- a CDS encoding thiamine pyrophosphate-dependent enzyme, with the translated sequence MDLKDIIKPENLVYTKTKNMTDKELSYCPGCGHGTAHRITMEVVEELDITEKTIGVAPVGCSVLAYEFMNIDMQQAAHGRAPAVATALSRVLPEKVIFTYQGDGDLAAIGTSETIHACNRGENIVIIFVNNGIYGMTGGQMAPTTLMGMKSSTSPYGRTSELNGNPLKMTELVAQLEGTYNVSRHAVHTANHVRKAKKAIKQAFKDAMDKKGTQFVEIVSNCNSGWKMTPVKSNEWMVDNMFPYYPLGQIKKNGVIVNNQN
- a CDS encoding 2-oxoacid:acceptor oxidoreductase family protein, which codes for MTEEIIIAGFGGQGVLSMGKILAYSGIMQDQEVSWMPSYGPEMRGGTANVTVIVSDERISSPILHEFDTAIILNQQSLDKFEKEVKPGGVLLYDPNGIVNPPTRTDINIYTIEGAKLAKNMGNPKIFNMIVFGAFLKIKPVVKVENVVLGLKKSLNVRYHHLIPLNEDAIEMGQNNVEAVFAVQH
- a CDS encoding outer membrane lipoprotein-sorting protein, with the protein product MKILKTLALTLLIGFSQTISAQTADEIIDNYWETVGGKENWAKVEGTLTKAKTMGQGMEIPLEIISMKDGKTMVTFTFQGKEVKSQVFDGEVLWGHNMMTMEAEKQNEEQTKIMKDETLDFPNAFIDYKSKGYKVELIGKETVEGTSCFKIKITKKPVIIDGKEVENASFYYFDDENFVPIVVEKEILTGQMKGQSFQTVLSDYQEVEGLYFPYSSTQKLKGTPQGQTITIESIELNPKVEASLFAFPKKEAASTGTAKP